One stretch of Fretibacterium sp. OH1220_COT-178 DNA includes these proteins:
- the flhF gene encoding flagellar biosynthesis protein FlhF, whose translation MRVVNQITFEARDDADALRLAAERLGKDAVILSTRPVRVGGFMGLFQRSVLLVSAGILEEEPKKESRARESRDDEASRRESLIAFQKLMEFKERSAASQGVAAAPRPQPDPARTLYTPAAGGVTASADGDSVRLSSEGLSNAYRDRAEPSPRPGTISASDAQMLKEEVGALSQRLDSLMKRLGVSDASRGDRPKGAAGGSFRAGLPLGEGEAPGAWDERDVEERLRAAEVDERFVSELIAGYGASQRRLPFVDWLGSRIPCSGDDAGAATGGRKVMLLGPTGVGKTTTIAKLAAIQALWEHKDVLLLTSDTYRIAAVDQLRTYAKILGVPIEVVFDAESFPSVLSDHADAELILLDTAGRAQRDRKSLEAFETLYNAFAPDAVHLVLAANMKYRDMLDVVDHIPDIPISHLIFTKLDETVSYGAIFNIRQVLGCPVSFLTAGQNVPNDIETASGKRIAELLMSTDRGRRME comes from the coding sequence ATGCGGGTTGTCAATCAGATCACCTTCGAGGCCAGGGACGATGCGGACGCCCTGAGACTGGCGGCCGAGCGGTTGGGCAAGGATGCCGTGATTCTCTCCACGAGGCCGGTGCGCGTGGGAGGATTTATGGGGCTTTTTCAGCGTTCGGTCCTGCTGGTCTCGGCCGGAATCCTCGAGGAGGAGCCCAAAAAGGAGTCCAGGGCCAGGGAGTCCCGGGACGACGAGGCCTCCCGGCGGGAGAGCCTGATCGCCTTTCAGAAGCTGATGGAGTTCAAGGAGCGTTCCGCGGCCTCCCAGGGGGTCGCCGCGGCGCCGCGCCCCCAGCCCGACCCCGCGAGGACGCTCTACACCCCCGCGGCGGGGGGCGTCACGGCCTCGGCGGACGGGGACAGTGTCCGCCTCTCCTCCGAGGGGCTGAGCAACGCCTACCGGGACAGGGCCGAGCCGTCGCCCCGCCCGGGGACGATTTCCGCCTCGGACGCCCAGATGCTCAAGGAGGAGGTGGGGGCCCTGTCGCAGCGCCTCGACTCCCTGATGAAGCGCCTGGGCGTCTCCGATGCCTCCAGAGGGGACCGTCCCAAAGGGGCGGCGGGCGGCTCCTTTCGTGCGGGCCTGCCCCTCGGGGAGGGCGAAGCCCCGGGGGCCTGGGACGAGCGCGACGTCGAGGAGCGGCTGAGGGCCGCGGAGGTCGACGAGCGGTTCGTCTCGGAGCTGATCGCGGGCTACGGCGCCTCGCAGAGGCGCCTCCCCTTCGTCGATTGGCTGGGCTCCAGAATCCCGTGTTCGGGGGACGATGCGGGGGCGGCTACGGGGGGGCGGAAGGTGATGCTCCTGGGGCCCACGGGGGTCGGCAAGACGACCACGATCGCGAAACTGGCCGCGATCCAGGCGCTTTGGGAGCATAAGGATGTGCTGCTCCTGACCAGCGACACCTATCGCATCGCGGCGGTCGATCAGCTGCGCACCTATGCTAAGATACTGGGGGTTCCCATAGAGGTGGTCTTCGACGCGGAGAGCTTTCCATCGGTCCTGTCGGACCACGCGGATGCCGAGCTCATCCTGCTTGATACGGCCGGACGCGCTCAGAGGGACCGCAAGAGCCTCGAGGCCTTCGAGACGCTCTACAATGCCTTCGCCCCCGATGCGGTTCACCTCGTCCTGGCGGCCAACATGAAATACCGGGATATGCTGGACGTCGTAGACCATATACCCGATATCCCGATCAGCCATCTGATCTTCACCAAGCTGGACGAGACGGTCAGTTACGGGGCCATTTTCAATATTCGCCAGGTCCTCGGATGCCCCGTGTCCTTTTTGACCGCGGGGCAGAACGTGCCCAATGACATCGAGACGGCCTCGGGGAAGCGCATCGCGGAGCTTTTGATGTCGACGGATCGGGGGCGTCGGATGGAATGA
- a CDS encoding MinD/ParA family protein — translation MSFAPSDQAGDLRRLVEAQRREVRQNGGAGPRTVAVLSGKGGVGKSNLALALSCALADQGKRVVLLDADLGMANIDILCGISARFNLSHVVDGSRRLDDVLVPLEERLDILPGGAGLKEMADLDDAELAGVIDALGLLEDRADIVVLDTGAGIHKGVLAFALAADTTVLVTTPEPTSVRDAYGVIKSIGGVAEERELLLVVNMAASEREAREVADRIVMAAKQFLGRAPVYLGCVLRDETVGRAVRLRRSFYRLFPAAPAGACVRRLVDGLLGLWGGHREPSFAPKGFKAFFLRLSRAFFMEK, via the coding sequence ATGAGCTTCGCTCCGTCGGATCAGGCCGGGGACCTCAGACGCCTTGTCGAGGCCCAACGCCGGGAGGTTCGGCAGAACGGCGGGGCCGGGCCGAGGACGGTCGCCGTCCTCAGCGGCAAGGGGGGGGTGGGCAAGAGCAACTTGGCGCTTGCCCTCTCCTGTGCTTTGGCCGACCAGGGCAAAAGGGTCGTCCTGCTGGACGCGGACCTGGGAATGGCGAACATCGACATCCTGTGCGGCATCAGTGCCCGCTTCAACCTCTCCCACGTCGTCGACGGAAGCCGGCGGCTCGACGACGTGCTGGTGCCCCTCGAGGAGCGTCTGGACATCCTTCCGGGAGGGGCTGGCCTCAAGGAGATGGCCGACCTCGACGATGCCGAGCTGGCGGGGGTGATCGACGCCCTCGGGCTTTTGGAGGACCGGGCCGACATCGTGGTGCTGGACACGGGGGCGGGCATCCACAAGGGGGTTCTGGCCTTCGCCCTGGCGGCGGATACCACGGTCCTGGTGACCACCCCCGAGCCGACCTCGGTCCGCGACGCCTATGGCGTCATCAAGTCGATCGGGGGCGTTGCCGAGGAGCGGGAGCTTCTGCTCGTCGTGAACATGGCCGCCAGTGAGCGAGAGGCGCGTGAGGTGGCCGACCGCATCGTGATGGCCGCAAAGCAGTTCCTGGGGCGCGCTCCCGTCTATTTGGGCTGCGTTCTGAGGGACGAGACGGTGGGGCGGGCGGTGCGCCTCAGACGGTCGTTTTACCGTCTTTTTCCAGCCGCTCCAGCCGGGGCCTGCGTCCGGAGACTCGTGGACGGCTTGCTGGGTCTTTGGGGCGGACATAGGGAGCCCTCATTCGCGCCGAAGGGGTTCAAGGCCTTTTTTCTGCGCCTGTCCAGAGCTTTCTTTATGGAGAAGTGA
- a CDS encoding flagellar brake protein gives MPVEQEKTRSVLQTLIGSKMELGITNGLYKGSYASRLEDLSDPSGDELPLLGVAHPMFKGALLPMSRSLELDLKIESSGCFYQGQAEIVRHVINVPIPLLWLSLKAPLEKVQRRMFVRVPCMLKGRAFLLELEQDGAAAPDDLPDRHWFPVVLRDISLGGAGVLLRKEDAPFCRERGRYLLQTTIGETEFFIVCRLIKVFNVDEEGRMEVGMAYEGLPAFTEKLMGGFIRQQELNTRGA, from the coding sequence ATGCCGGTAGAACAGGAAAAAACACGAAGCGTTCTCCAGACCCTCATTGGATCGAAGATGGAGCTCGGGATCACGAACGGGCTTTATAAGGGAAGCTATGCCTCCCGGCTGGAGGACCTCTCCGATCCCTCGGGGGATGAGCTTCCCTTGCTCGGCGTCGCGCATCCGATGTTCAAGGGGGCGCTCCTTCCGATGTCCCGCAGCCTGGAGCTCGATCTGAAGATCGAGTCGAGCGGTTGTTTCTATCAGGGGCAGGCCGAGATCGTGCGGCACGTCATCAACGTTCCGATCCCCCTTTTGTGGCTGTCCCTCAAGGCGCCGCTCGAGAAGGTCCAGCGCCGCATGTTCGTCCGGGTTCCCTGTATGCTCAAAGGCCGGGCCTTCCTGTTGGAGCTCGAGCAGGATGGGGCCGCTGCGCCGGACGACCTGCCCGACCGGCACTGGTTTCCCGTCGTGCTTCGGGACATCAGCCTCGGCGGGGCCGGGGTGCTTCTCCGGAAGGAGGACGCGCCTTTCTGCAGGGAACGGGGGCGTTATCTTCTGCAGACCACGATAGGCGAGACCGAGTTCTTCATCGTGTGCCGCCTGATCAAGGTGTTCAACGTCGACGAGGAGGGGCGCATGGAGGTGGGGATGGCCTACGAGGGGCTTCCCGCCTTCACGGAGAAGCTGATGGGCGGATTTATCCGTCAGCAGGAACTGAACACGCGGGGGGCGTGA
- a CDS encoding protein-glutamate methylesterase/protein-glutamine glutaminase — MSERKTRVLIVDDSALMRRMLGDILSSDPRIEVVGTARDGVDGLEKIASLAPDVVTLDVEMPRKDGLATLEEIMRTRPMPVVMVSSLTQEGAEVTLKALSLGCVDFVGKPSGAISMDIQAVGADLIAKVLMARTARIRPPRRESPLPRPRPVSGVGPRPVGARGRREIVAIAASTGGPVALQQLLSCLPGNFPVPIVVTQHMPRDFTASFARRLDAVSELSVVEGFDGLALKPGLVVIAPGGRHLLIRRRGAGAFCELSDAPPVLSVKPSANIMFLSVADEYGGNALGVVLTGMGRDGADGAAALHRKGARIIAESQETCVVYGMPKAAVEAGVVDELLPLPEIPDSLLKNLKG; from the coding sequence ATGAGCGAGAGGAAGACCAGGGTGCTGATCGTCGACGACTCCGCCCTGATGCGGAGGATGCTGGGGGACATCCTGTCCTCCGACCCGCGTATCGAGGTCGTGGGGACGGCCAGGGACGGGGTGGACGGCCTGGAGAAGATCGCCTCGCTGGCGCCCGACGTCGTGACCCTGGACGTGGAGATGCCCCGGAAGGACGGGCTCGCCACCTTGGAGGAGATCATGAGGACCCGCCCCATGCCGGTCGTCATGGTCAGCAGCCTGACTCAGGAGGGGGCCGAGGTGACCCTGAAGGCCCTGTCGCTGGGCTGCGTCGACTTCGTGGGAAAGCCCTCGGGCGCCATATCCATGGACATACAGGCCGTCGGAGCCGACCTGATCGCCAAGGTCCTGATGGCGAGGACGGCCCGGATCCGTCCCCCCCGCAGGGAGTCCCCGTTGCCGCGTCCCCGTCCGGTTTCGGGCGTGGGGCCGCGTCCCGTGGGGGCCAGGGGACGACGTGAAATTGTAGCGATCGCCGCATCGACGGGCGGTCCCGTGGCGTTGCAGCAGCTTCTGTCCTGTCTGCCGGGCAACTTTCCGGTCCCCATCGTCGTGACGCAGCACATGCCGAGGGACTTCACGGCCTCCTTCGCCAGGAGGCTCGATGCGGTGTCCGAGTTGTCGGTCGTCGAGGGCTTCGATGGTCTGGCCCTCAAGCCGGGGCTCGTCGTGATCGCCCCCGGGGGGCGCCATCTGCTGATTCGCCGCAGGGGCGCCGGGGCGTTCTGCGAGCTCTCGGACGCCCCGCCGGTGTTGTCTGTCAAGCCATCTGCGAATATAATGTTTTTGAGCGTGGCGGACGAGTACGGAGGCAACGCCCTGGGGGTCGTCCTCACGGGAATGGGGCGGGACGGAGCGGACGGCGCCGCGGCGCTGCACCGGAAGGGGGCTCGCATCATTGCGGAGTCCCAGGAGACCTGTGTGGTGTACGGAATGCCCAAGGCTGCGGTGGAGGCGGGCGTCGTGGACGAACTGCTTCCCTTGCCGGAGATTCCCGACTCTCTGCTCAAAAATCTCAAGGGATAG
- a CDS encoding chemotaxis protein CheA, whose amino-acid sequence MTDMDMSQYLGAFLDEADDNLHKLDDLLLALEKDTVNMDVINEIFRAAHTLKGMSATMGFEKMAGLTHAMEDRLDEARKGVRHLVDSDMNLLFTALDSIQGMVDSIRGGGSDAHLDVSSLVASLRNKEPAPAAPAEAPASTSLDGFSGQESEWVAEAEGLGMTVYGLRVTLSENCLLKAARAYMVVNRLEEMGDIIKTEPSVEALENEEFGMEFSVFIGSSSPSEEIRQAALKISDVASVDLREVRSGSSESARPDEPEPRAARSEPVRPEAPKAEPAKPEAPKAAVGGAPAAKAEGSKKASQTVRVDIGRLDKLMNLVGELVIGRARIERLVQEARLREFDEPLSQLGRISGDIQELVTKLRMVPVSFTFDRFPRLIRDLSKTLGKDIELVLEGQDTELDRTVIDEIGDPMVHLIRNSLDHGIERREDRRAAGKPEKGILKISAYQEGSGVIIEVSDDGAGIDPERVKQKAVERGIISEEEAAAMSDEEAVQLVLIPGFSMAKAVTDISGRGVGMDAVKSKVEALGGQLDLVSRLGEGTRVYVRLPLTLAIVLSLLIKVGDETYAISLENVEETILVKKENIKTVHGAPATLLRGEVLSLSDLGDVLGTAMDDTERDEYPVVVVKIGKNKIGFIVNELIGQQEIVIKSLGRFLSKIRGITGGTILGDGNVALILDVASFYSTKG is encoded by the coding sequence ATGACGGACATGGACATGAGCCAATACCTGGGAGCGTTTCTGGACGAGGCGGACGACAACCTTCATAAGCTTGACGATCTTCTGCTGGCCCTGGAGAAGGACACGGTCAATATGGATGTCATCAACGAGATCTTCAGGGCCGCCCATACGCTGAAGGGTATGTCGGCGACCATGGGGTTCGAGAAGATGGCCGGGTTGACCCACGCGATGGAGGACCGCCTGGACGAGGCGCGCAAGGGGGTGCGCCATCTTGTCGATTCGGATATGAATCTGTTGTTTACCGCCCTAGACTCGATACAGGGTATGGTGGACTCGATAAGGGGCGGAGGCAGCGACGCCCACCTCGACGTATCCTCCCTGGTCGCCTCCCTGCGCAACAAGGAGCCGGCGCCTGCGGCTCCGGCCGAGGCTCCGGCTTCAACGTCCCTGGATGGATTTTCCGGTCAGGAGTCGGAGTGGGTGGCCGAGGCGGAGGGGCTGGGGATGACCGTCTACGGCCTGCGCGTCACCCTGAGCGAGAATTGCCTCCTCAAGGCGGCGCGTGCCTATATGGTGGTCAACCGCCTGGAGGAGATGGGGGACATCATCAAGACCGAGCCCTCCGTCGAGGCCCTCGAGAACGAGGAGTTCGGGATGGAGTTTTCGGTCTTCATCGGTTCGTCCTCCCCGTCGGAGGAGATCCGGCAGGCGGCGCTCAAGATCAGCGACGTGGCCTCGGTGGATCTGCGGGAGGTCCGGTCCGGCTCGTCCGAATCCGCGCGGCCGGACGAGCCCGAGCCCCGTGCCGCCAGGTCCGAACCCGTCAGGCCGGAGGCGCCGAAGGCCGAGCCCGCCAAGCCCGAGGCTCCCAAAGCCGCCGTGGGGGGCGCACCCGCCGCCAAGGCGGAGGGGAGCAAGAAGGCGAGCCAGACGGTCCGGGTGGATATCGGCCGTCTGGACAAGCTCATGAACCTGGTCGGAGAGCTGGTGATCGGGCGCGCCCGAATAGAGCGTCTGGTCCAGGAGGCCCGCCTTCGCGAGTTCGACGAGCCGCTTTCCCAGCTGGGGCGCATATCGGGCGATATTCAGGAGCTGGTCACCAAGCTGCGCATGGTGCCGGTCTCCTTCACGTTCGACCGTTTCCCGCGCCTGATCCGCGACCTGTCGAAGACGCTGGGCAAGGACATCGAACTGGTCCTCGAGGGGCAGGACACCGAGCTGGACCGCACGGTCATCGACGAGATCGGAGACCCCATGGTGCACCTGATCCGCAACTCCCTGGACCACGGCATCGAGCGGCGCGAGGACCGTCGGGCCGCCGGGAAGCCCGAGAAGGGCATCCTGAAGATATCCGCCTATCAGGAGGGCAGCGGCGTCATCATCGAGGTCTCCGACGACGGTGCGGGCATCGACCCCGAGCGGGTCAAGCAGAAGGCCGTCGAACGCGGCATCATCTCCGAGGAGGAGGCCGCGGCGATGTCCGACGAGGAGGCGGTGCAGCTGGTCCTCATCCCGGGGTTCAGCATGGCGAAGGCCGTCACGGACATCTCGGGGCGCGGCGTCGGGATGGATGCCGTCAAGTCGAAGGTCGAGGCCTTGGGAGGCCAGCTGGACCTCGTGTCCAGGCTCGGCGAGGGGACGCGGGTCTACGTCCGTCTGCCCCTGACGCTCGCCATCGTCCTCTCCCTGCTCATCAAGGTGGGCGACGAGACCTATGCCATCTCGCTCGAGAACGTCGAGGAGACGATCCTCGTCAAGAAGGAGAACATCAAGACGGTCCATGGCGCCCCGGCGACCCTGCTGCGGGGCGAGGTGCTGTCGCTCAGCGACCTCGGGGACGTGCTCGGCACCGCGATGGACGACACGGAGCGCGACGAGTATCCCGTCGTGGTGGTCAAGATCGGCAAAAACAAAATCGGCTTCATCGTCAACGAACTGATAGGGCAGCAGGAGATCGTCATCAAGTCCCTGGGGCGGTTCCTCTCCAAGATCAGGGGGATCACGGGCGGTACGATCCTCGGCGACGGCAACGTGGCTTTGATTTTGGACGTGGCGTCCTTTTACTCTACCAAGGGGTAG
- a CDS encoding chemotaxis protein CheC, which translates to MLDLSSFNYMQLDAIREVGNIGTGNAATALSKLLCRMIDMDVPKAELVSIYELSQHYGDPMELIAAVFVRSLGDFGCSLIFIQKEEDARMMVDLLLKQQFGDSVPPDLPQEMTDSALTEVGNIILSSFLNAINLLIGTQHQISVPGVAHDMLASILDVVASIFGQMGEMALVVNTQLRVEGTGGEPISGNIIMLPDPDALELLLRKLQVL; encoded by the coding sequence ATGCTTGATTTGAGTTCATTCAACTATATGCAGTTGGACGCCATCCGGGAGGTCGGCAACATCGGCACGGGAAATGCGGCGACCGCGCTGTCGAAGCTCCTTTGCCGCATGATCGACATGGACGTACCGAAGGCGGAGCTCGTCTCGATATACGAGCTGTCCCAGCATTACGGCGACCCCATGGAGCTCATCGCGGCGGTGTTCGTCCGTTCCCTGGGGGATTTCGGGTGCAGCCTGATCTTCATCCAGAAGGAGGAGGACGCCCGGATGATGGTCGACCTGCTGCTGAAGCAGCAGTTCGGGGATTCCGTCCCCCCCGATCTTCCGCAGGAGATGACCGACAGTGCCCTGACCGAGGTGGGCAACATCATCCTGAGCTCCTTCCTCAACGCCATCAACCTTCTGATCGGGACCCAGCATCAGATCTCGGTGCCCGGTGTCGCGCACGACATGCTGGCCTCGATCCTCGACGTGGTCGCCTCCATCTTCGGCCAGATGGGGGAGATGGCTCTGGTGGTGAACACCCAGCTTCGCGTCGAGGGGACGGGGGGCGAGCCCATCTCCGGCAACATCATCATGCTGCCGGACCCCGACGCCCTCGAGCTCTTGCTGAGAAAGTTGCAGGTGCTTTAG
- a CDS encoding chemotaxis protein CheD: MENAYHVGMADLVVVSAPAKLVTLGLGSCIGLVVFDSVAKVAGMVHIMLPDSRGAKTIEKVGKFADTAVPALLDEMIKKGASKARMKAKIAGGAQMFALPGAQTDFLAVGARNVKETTDMLAKVGIPLIASDTGGNKGRTVEFSTDNWILTIKTLGKGKSEI; the protein is encoded by the coding sequence ATGGAAAATGCCTACCACGTGGGAATGGCCGACCTGGTGGTCGTCAGCGCTCCTGCGAAGTTGGTGACCCTGGGGCTGGGCTCCTGCATCGGGCTGGTGGTCTTCGACAGCGTGGCCAAGGTTGCCGGCATGGTCCACATCATGCTTCCCGACAGCCGAGGGGCGAAGACGATCGAGAAGGTGGGGAAGTTCGCGGACACGGCGGTGCCCGCCCTTCTCGACGAGATGATCAAGAAGGGCGCCTCGAAGGCCCGCATGAAGGCGAAGATCGCCGGAGGCGCTCAGATGTTCGCCCTGCCCGGGGCCCAGACGGATTTTCTGGCGGTGGGCGCCCGAAACGTCAAGGAGACGACGGATATGCTCGCCAAGGTGGGGATTCCCCTGATCGCCTCGGACACGGGCGGAAACAAGGGGCGCACCGTGGAGTTCTCCACGGACAACTGGATTCTGACGATCAAGACCCTGGGCAAGGGGAAGTCGGAGATATAG
- a CDS encoding FliA/WhiG family RNA polymerase sigma factor, with product MSLEASDAELWEEYARSPTPACRERIVKRYLPLIKYVVGRMTVTPPPGLDYEDLWSFGIFGLLDAIERFDLSKGFSFRTFAVPRIRGAVLDELRKCDWVSRTGREKLQRLNRASEKVLRDRGRLRDDWVMEEMGVDEKAYREVLELSSRSYVASLDEVMELEDGEVSLEGILSDGREGAVELLDREDELKRVVDAMKQLPEREVQVLSLYYYEGLALKEIGRVLGVTESRVSQIHGRALSALRAILRVNVG from the coding sequence TTGAGCCTTGAAGCCTCCGATGCCGAGTTGTGGGAGGAGTACGCGCGGTCGCCCACGCCGGCGTGCCGGGAGCGGATTGTCAAACGCTACCTTCCCCTGATCAAATATGTGGTTGGGAGGATGACGGTTACCCCGCCGCCGGGCCTGGACTACGAGGACTTGTGGAGTTTCGGCATCTTCGGCCTGCTGGATGCGATCGAGCGTTTCGACCTTTCCAAGGGGTTTTCCTTCCGGACCTTCGCCGTTCCCCGGATTCGGGGGGCCGTCCTGGACGAACTCCGCAAGTGCGACTGGGTCTCCCGGACCGGCCGGGAAAAGCTCCAGAGGCTGAACAGGGCCTCGGAAAAGGTGCTCAGGGATCGGGGCCGTCTGCGCGACGACTGGGTCATGGAGGAGATGGGCGTCGACGAGAAGGCCTATCGCGAGGTGCTGGAGCTGTCGAGCCGAAGCTACGTCGCCTCCCTGGACGAGGTCATGGAGCTCGAGGATGGGGAGGTCTCCCTGGAGGGGATCCTCTCCGACGGCCGGGAGGGCGCTGTGGAGCTCCTGGACCGCGAGGACGAGCTGAAGCGGGTCGTCGACGCGATGAAGCAGCTTCCCGAGCGGGAGGTTCAGGTCCTGTCGCTCTACTACTACGAGGGGCTTGCCCTCAAGGAGATCGGCCGGGTCCTGGGCGTGACGGAGTCTCGGGTCTCCCAGATCCACGGGCGCGCTCTCTCCGCTCTCAGGGCGATCCTCAGGGTGAACGTAGGCTGA
- a CDS encoding DUF342 domain-containing protein translates to MCEEILKLEADDRGVWISALKDGFSQAEALAFLRKNGVRKYDARLLEEFLREKSRTPFRIAPRDPLQEKEGRVLIRLARDNMYATATLEAPFFTKPWPTERDVRDALAQKGVVFGIDDSAIAALVADRPLDDSTVVAQGTPPRDGRHARIELLVDPERPPEVGEDERVDHWSRTTLVSVLKGQEIAVKHPAVPGVDGTTVIGSPIRTAAVKDVSFPAGDGLETAEGNELSLVAAVDGQLAWKNRKLTVVPEIEISGDVDFGVGSIDFTGTVRIKGAVREGFHVVSSGDIEINEMVEGARVESQSDIVIHGGVRGMSKGMIRAAGDVTLGFADQATIRSGGTVSVKNALLHSQVTAQRAVIVMGGPKAQIAGGRVEAGVEVSCQILGSEMGTRTEIVVGIPPEQLERRRLLQADVAQNNDNLAKLEANIVFLKKLEAAGQLDDQKRAMLLSATKMKFQIQAALKPMTEELKALEEGIESFRVKGVVRARDICYPGVQISLRGVSYVVREACRFSSFVVENGSVVLKPFDYQP, encoded by the coding sequence TTGTGCGAGGAAATTCTGAAGCTGGAGGCGGATGATCGGGGGGTATGGATCTCGGCCCTGAAGGACGGGTTCTCCCAGGCCGAGGCGCTTGCGTTCCTCAGAAAAAACGGGGTACGGAAATACGATGCGCGGCTCCTCGAGGAGTTCCTTCGGGAGAAGAGCCGGACCCCGTTTCGGATAGCGCCCCGGGATCCCCTTCAGGAGAAGGAGGGCCGGGTCCTGATTCGTCTGGCGAGGGACAACATGTACGCCACGGCGACCCTGGAGGCCCCCTTTTTCACGAAGCCCTGGCCGACCGAGCGGGACGTGAGGGACGCCCTCGCCCAGAAGGGGGTCGTCTTCGGCATTGACGACTCCGCCATTGCGGCGTTGGTCGCGGACAGGCCGCTGGACGACTCCACGGTCGTCGCGCAGGGGACCCCACCGCGCGACGGTCGGCACGCCAGGATCGAACTTCTGGTCGACCCCGAGAGGCCCCCGGAGGTCGGAGAGGACGAGAGGGTCGACCACTGGAGCCGAACGACCCTTGTCAGCGTCCTCAAGGGCCAGGAAATTGCGGTGAAGCACCCGGCCGTGCCCGGGGTGGACGGGACCACCGTCATCGGCTCGCCGATCAGGACGGCGGCGGTGAAGGACGTCTCGTTTCCCGCCGGGGACGGGCTGGAGACGGCCGAGGGGAACGAGCTTTCCCTGGTCGCGGCGGTCGACGGACAGCTGGCCTGGAAGAACCGCAAGCTGACGGTGGTCCCTGAAATCGAGATTTCGGGGGACGTCGATTTCGGCGTCGGCAGCATCGACTTCACGGGGACGGTCCGCATCAAGGGGGCCGTCCGGGAGGGCTTTCACGTCGTCTCCTCGGGCGACATCGAGATCAACGAGATGGTCGAGGGAGCCCGCGTGGAGAGCCAGTCCGACATCGTCATTCACGGCGGCGTCCGCGGGATGTCCAAGGGCATGATTCGGGCGGCGGGCGACGTCACCCTCGGCTTCGCGGATCAGGCCACCATCCGCAGCGGGGGGACCGTCTCCGTCAAGAACGCTCTCCTCCACAGTCAGGTGACCGCCCAGAGGGCCGTCATCGTCATGGGAGGGCCCAAGGCCCAGATCGCGGGCGGCAGGGTCGAGGCCGGGGTGGAGGTCTCCTGCCAGATTCTGGGAAGCGAGATGGGGACCCGGACCGAGATCGTGGTTGGAATTCCTCCCGAGCAGCTCGAGCGCCGGCGCCTCCTTCAGGCCGACGTCGCGCAGAACAACGACAACCTGGCGAAGCTCGAGGCCAATATCGTATTTTTGAAAAAGCTCGAGGCCGCAGGGCAGCTCGACGACCAGAAGCGGGCGATGCTGTTGTCGGCCACGAAGATGAAATTCCAGATACAGGCGGCCCTGAAGCCGATGACTGAGGAGCTCAAGGCCCTCGAGGAGGGCATCGAATCCTTCCGTGTGAAGGGGGTCGTGCGGGCCCGGGACATCTGTTATCCCGGGGTTCAGATCTCCCTCCGCGGCGTTTCCTACGTGGTGCGGGAGGCCTGCAGGTTCAGCTCCTTCGTCGTGGAGAACGGCTCGGTCGTCCTGAAACCCTTCGATTACCAGCCTTGA
- a CDS encoding S1 RNA-binding domain-containing protein, which translates to MTEEKKAETSSVRVGDLAECTVEQIMPYGAFVRLPTGQRGMIHISELSFNFVKKVEDVLSLQQNIKARVIKIDEKGRIDLSLKKVEERPLIQAPASREEKDSFEKKMAFFLKTSEAKIADLNSKMNASKSGRKKSGGRPRG; encoded by the coding sequence ATGACTGAGGAGAAGAAGGCGGAGACGTCTTCGGTGCGGGTGGGGGATTTGGCGGAGTGCACGGTGGAGCAGATCATGCCCTACGGTGCTTTTGTCCGTTTGCCTACGGGGCAGAGGGGGATGATCCACATCTCCGAGCTCTCGTTCAACTTCGTGAAGAAGGTGGAGGATGTTCTCTCGCTGCAGCAGAACATCAAGGCTCGGGTCATCAAGATCGACGAGAAGGGGCGCATCGACCTCTCCTTGAAGAAGGTCGAGGAACGTCCCCTGATCCAGGCCCCGGCCTCCCGCGAGGAAAAGGACAGCTTCGAGAAGAAGATGGCCTTCTTCCTCAAGACGAGCGAGGCCAAGATCGCGGACCTCAACAGCAAGATGAACGCCTCCAAGTCCGGTCGGAAGAAGTCGGGGGGACGTCCCAGAGGGTAG
- a CDS encoding DUF501 domain-containing protein, translating to MDVCFGFPGGRTPPFFYRTLRPGELRALERRMEGHRFDPSLILGVGRPCRFGGARVLVCAPLAGLRPFPTTFWLVCPWLLRKIGTVEAHGGVRRLEDWLTRWAPEAWRPYNRDHQLLRLKLMSPLDRELLRRFRPGVLERLRLGGVGGIRYGAEIRVKCVHLQTASWLGLSRHPGEPWLVAEGLDGDCGGEMVRLCLE from the coding sequence GTGGACGTGTGTTTCGGTTTTCCCGGGGGGCGGACGCCTCCCTTTTTTTATAGGACCCTTCGCCCCGGGGAGCTGAGGGCGTTGGAGCGGCGGATGGAGGGGCATCGCTTCGACCCGTCCCTGATCCTGGGGGTGGGGCGTCCCTGCCGGTTTGGGGGCGCGCGCGTCCTCGTCTGCGCCCCTCTCGCCGGCCTGCGTCCCTTTCCAACGACCTTCTGGCTCGTCTGCCCCTGGCTGTTGCGTAAAATCGGGACGGTCGAGGCCCACGGGGGCGTCCGCCGCCTGGAGGATTGGCTGACGCGATGGGCGCCCGAAGCGTGGCGTCCGTACAATCGGGACCATCAGCTTCTTCGTCTGAAGCTGATGAGCCCTCTGGATCGGGAGCTGCTGCGCCGCTTCCGCCCCGGAGTCCTGGAGCGGCTGAGGCTCGGAGGGGTCGGGGGAATTCGCTACGGAGCGGAGATCCGCGTGAAGTGCGTGCACCTCCAGACGGCCTCGTGGCTCGGGCTCTCGCGGCACCCCGGGGAGCCTTGGCTGGTCGCGGAGGGGCTGGATGGGGATTGTGGCGGCGAGATGGTCCGCCTGTGTCTTGAATGA